From Hippoglossus stenolepis isolate QCI-W04-F060 chromosome 4, HSTE1.2, whole genome shotgun sequence, a single genomic window includes:
- the gdpd1 gene encoding lysophospholipase D GDPD1 — MCAALYVLSTVTGYVLTSALLMKVPTLLHRRKRENFLSRHISHRGGAGENLENTMAAFKHAVDLGTDMLELDCHLTKDEQVVVSHDANLRRATGINAEISDVTYAELPPYLCKLGVTFQRECFCEGGEDKCIPLLRDVFDAFPNTPVNIDIKANNNMLIKKVSELVVKYDREHLTVWGNARNQIVKKCYKENPRIPVLFSFPRVLQLLGLFYTGLLPFVPLKEQFLEIPMPSIITKLKEPDRLTRSLRIVAWLADRLLMRKTLFEHLTARGIQVYVWVLNDEEDFQRAFDLGATGVMTDFPTRLKDFMDRNGFSKLQ, encoded by the exons ATGTGCGCTGCTCTGTATGTCCTGTCGACGGTCACGGGCTACGTGCTCACCTCGGCCCTGCTCATGAAAGTTCCCACTCTACTGCACCGAAGGAAGCGAGAGAATTTCCTCAGCAGACACATTTCCCACCGTGGAG GCGCCGGCGAAAACCTGGAGAACACCATGGCAGCTTTCAAGCA CGCTGTGGATCTGGGCACAGACATGCTGGAGTTGGATTGCCACCTGACCAAAGACGAACAGGTTGTGGTTTCTCACGACGCCAACTTGAGGAGGGCGACTGGCATCAATGCTGAAATCTCTGACGTCACCTACGCT GAGCTCCCTCCATACCTCTGCAAGCTGGGAGTTACTTTTCAGAGGG AGTGTTtctgtgagggaggagaggacaaaTGCATCCCTCTCCTCAGGGACGTTTTTGATGCCTTTCCGAACACCCCTGTCAACATTGACATCAAGGCCAACAACAACATGCTCATcaagaag GTCTCAGAGCTGGTTGTGAAGTACGACAGAGAACATCTGACTGTCTGGGGAAACGCCAGAAACCAGATTGTCAAGAAGTGTTATAAAGAG aaTCCTCGGATTCCAGTGTTGTTCAGCTTTCCCAGAGTGTTGCAGCTCTTGGGCCTCTTCTACACGGGCCTTCTGCCGTTTGTTCCCCTCAAGGAGCAGTTCCTAGAGATCCCTATGCCCTCCATTATCACCAA ACTGAAGGAACCTGACAGATTAACAAGGAGCCTGAGAATCGTCGCCTGGCTTGCAGACAG atTGCTGATGAGGAAAACTCTGTTTGAGCATCTCACTGCAAGAGGCATACAG GTGTACGTGTGGGTGCTGAACGACGAGGAGGACTTCCAGAGGGCGTTTGACTTGGGAGCCACAGGAGTTATGACAGATTTTCCCACCAGGCTTAAAGACTTCATGGACAGGAATGGCTTCTCAAAGCTCCAGTGA
- the LOC118106274 gene encoding ion channel TACAN-like — MPQELTNILDEWKCLEEEYQKLQETHRSYLQKLDEISKLQKSCSSSISHQRQRLKDISHLVKKCSPGTSEEAAKNMDVIKDKMKTRPNAYFEMESFLPQKNGLYLSLVLGNVNVTLLSKQSKFSYKDEYETFKLCSTVILLLCSCICYFFISYRFLDAVLNFLLVWYYCTLTIRESVLITNGSRIKGWWVVHHYVAAFLSGVMLTWPDGNLYKMFRNQFLAYSLYQSFVQCLQCYYQSGCLYRLRALGERHNMDLTVEGFQSWMWKGLTFLLPFLFFGHFWQLFNGLSLFKMSQLSDCKEWQVLMCGLCFLVLFMGNFFTTLAVVRQKLKSRNQKQKTL; from the exons ATGCCTCAAGAATTAACAAACATCCTGGATGAGTGGAAGTGCCTGGAGGAAGAGTATCAAAAACTTCAG gagACTCACAGAAGCTACTTACAGAAACTGGATGAAATTTCCAAACTACAAAagagctgctcttcctccattTCCCATCAGAGACAAAGACTGAAGGATATCTCGCATCTGGTGAAGAA ATGCAGCCCAGGAACATCAGAAGAAGCAGCGAAAAACATGGAtgtgataaaagataaaatgaagaCGAGACCCAATGCTTACTTTGAAATGGAATCTTTTCTTCCCCAAAAAAATGG GCTGTATCTGAGTCTGGTCCTTGGAAACGTGAATGTCACTCTTCTCAGCAAACAGTCAAA ATTTTCCTACAAAGATGAATACGAGACGTTCAAGCTGTGCTCCACCgtcatcctgctgctgtgttcctGCATATGTTATTTCTTTATCAGCTACAG ATTTCTTGATGCGGTCCTCAACTTCCTGCTGGTGTGGTACTACTGCACATTGACTATCAGGGAAAGTGTTCTCATCACAAACGGCTCCAG AATAAAAGGCTGGTGGGTTGTTCATCACTACGTCGCAGCTTTTTTGTCCGGTGTGATGCTGACATG GCCGGATGGGAACCTTTACAAGATGTTCAGGAACCAGTTCCTTGCCTACTCCCTGTATCAAA GTTTTGTTCAGTGTCTGCAGTGCTACTATCAGAGTGGATGCCTGTACAGATTACGAGCCCTGGGAGAAAGACACAACATGGATCTGACCGTGG AGGGATTTCAGTCGTGGATGTGGAAAGGGCTGACGTTTCTTTTGCCTTTCCTCTTTTTTGGTCAT TTCTGGCAGCTCTTCAATGGCCTCTCCCTCTTCAAAATGTCTCAGCTCTCAGACTGTAAAGAATGGCAG GTCTTGATGTGCGGTCTCTGCTTCCTCGTTCTGTTCATGGGAAATTTCTTCACCACTCTCGCAGTGGTCCGACAGAAGCTCAAGAGCAGGAATCAGAAACAGAAGACCCTGTGA